Sequence from the Panicum virgatum strain AP13 chromosome 5N, P.virgatum_v5, whole genome shotgun sequence genome:
AGACACTGTAATCAATAGCTGCCGTCCTTGACGAGAAGTTCTGCAGACAAGAGCTATCTTAAAGAGCACATACCTAAAAAGACAGGAAATAAGAAAAATTACAACCATCCTACATACCTTGAATGGAGCAAGTTCTTCATCCGATGCTAATGTCTCTTTTGTCTGTAAGAGAGGGAACATTTCAAGGAGAGGAGCCATGTTCTTTTCTGCTTTATATATCCTTCCAGAAGCCAAATATATCGCAGTATTATTGCTGAAACCCATTCCACGCAGCATTAATCCAACCTAAGCATCATATAGCATAAGCATATAATGGTTCAGGACATATTTACAGCAATGACTGTTGTATTTGATCGATGGTAGAATTCCTGAGGCTTCTTTCTAAGCAGAAACACCATCTTTTAAATACAGACATACCTCCAAAGGTGTCAGTGGACATTTCCCATTCATCCTGATTGCTCCAGGCCTTATTACGCGTCCTGGCCTTGTAAACTTCCCTCTCCAACCTTTTTCTCTGGCTGCATCCAATTCCTTCTTCTCATTGTCACCTCCATCAAATACACAACAAGAGAAAGCAACCATATCCTGAAAAGGCACTATCAATTGCTGAGAATTCTCCTGTCTAATACTCTAATCACCATGTGCATATCAACAGAAGAGGAAAACAAACAGAAAAGTGAACTTGTTTGTTTGCTATAATTCTGAAAACCAGAGATCTGGGACCTAGCAGCTCTGAAAAATCCTGGTGGTTATTCAACAACCTTGGGATGTTTTGTTGTTCAGGAACAAACTGAGAATAAATATTGGATAGAAAACTAACCTCTTCAAAGCGGAGATGCACTGCTACATATTTCCCATTGTTTTCAGCACTTTTTTTTCTCATTCGAGAAACTAAGGTGTTAGATATAGCTGTGATTGGTTTAGAAAATTTTAAGGCTTCAAAATTTGCTAGACATCTGAGACGTTGAACAGCCGGAGGGGCATCAAACGACAGCCGATTTGCAAAAGGTGATATCCTTATGAGCCTGAAATTCAGAAACAAATTCAAAGCTCATAAGTAAATATTACTCAGTAATATCACAAAATACCAGATGTTCTTCAGAACTGCAATCATCATTTGTTTCAACTCACCTTTCTTCAACCAACTTGGGGAGAACAACATCTTCGTAGAACTGGATAGGAGACCAAGCCTTTATCTTGAAATTAAATGCATTGCTCAAATTGTGACCAAACCTCTCCATTATGAACTCAGGCACCTTATCAACCACCCGGACATCATTTTTTAAACGTTGGATAAAGTGATCCTCATCATAAATCTCACTAAACTTGCTGTacaaaaaaatgtaaataaCTTTACTTGTGTGTAGTACACGCAAAAAAAATGTGACATTAGTTAGAGATTTTAGTCATTGAGTTGCTACGATTGGTGTTAGTGCAGTTGAATTCTGACTTTTTAGGAAAATACCTAAGATGCAGGATGTAACAATAGTACATAGACTTGTTTGATGATAAATTCAAGACTAACCAAAGGTCTTGATGCAATGAAGAATATATAGAGATAATAAAAGCACACATAAAAATTGGAACGAGAGAGACCTAGGATCCCTCCAAATGCTGTGATAGTGGAAGTTTGGGATTACAAGAGTTGCATTTAGaaagccagcaacagcaaccgCATTGCAGATCTGAAAAATAAATTGAAAGTTCAAAAAAATGAAGGAATTCAGCAAACATTACAGCGTGAACCACAGAGTGGTAATAGTGTTGAAGAACCACTGATGGAAGGTAAATACCGATGTTCGCTGTTGATTCAAACCGCCATTTGCCTCAATGTAAATGTAGCCATTTGATTCAGGCAAACCTAGCATAATTAATAAAAAATCATTGCATACTTCCCTCAAGATAAAAATGCAATTACACAAA
This genomic interval carries:
- the LOC120673535 gene encoding protein ESMERALDA 1-like isoform X1, whose protein sequence is MQNHAYSQLGSSGGGAAVPSPPTSPWPALGRRASAKGGWSARGGAGAARRAARAVLAALLRRQAVFLFAPLLYVAAMLLYMGSISLDSVPRIISRPAPGSMYRSPQLYARLRADMDADNATDALATVWRHAYKGGIWRPCISNNTNGLPESNGYIYIEANGGLNQQRTSICNAVAVAGFLNATLVIPNFHYHSIWRDPSKFSEIYDEDHFIQRLKNDVRVVDKVPEFIMERFGHNLSNAFNFKIKAWSPIQFYEDVVLPKLVEERLIRISPFANRLSFDAPPAVQRLRCLANFEALKFSKPITAISNTLVSRMRKKSAENNGKYVAVHLRFEEDMVAFSCCVFDGGDNEKKELDAAREKGWRGKFTRPGRVIRPGAIRMNGKCPLTPLEVGLMLRGMGFSNNTAIYLASGRIYKAEKNMAPLLEMFPLLQTKETLASDEELAPFKNFSSRTAAIDYSVCVHSEVFVTTQGGNFPHFLIGHRRYLYGGHAKTIKPDKRRLAILFDSPRIGWKSLKRQLFNMRAHSDAKGIEIKRANESVYTFPCPDCMCRSNKSEHSKSIQAR
- the LOC120673535 gene encoding protein ESMERALDA 1-like isoform X2, with translation MERFGHNLSNAFNFKIKAWSPIQFYEDVVLPKLVEERLIRISPFANRLSFDAPPAVQRLRCLANFEALKFSKPITAISNTLVSRMRKKSAENNGKYVAVHLRFEEDMVAFSCCVFDGGDNEKKELDAAREKGWRGKFTRPGRVIRPGAIRMNGKCPLTPLEVGLMLRGMGFSNNTAIYLASGRIYKAEKNMAPLLEMFPLLQTKETLASDEELAPFKNFSSRTAAIDYSVCVHSEVFVTTQGGNFPHFLIGHRRYLYGGHAKTIKPDKRRLAILFDSPRIGWKSLKRQLFNMRAHSDAKGIEIKRANESVYTFPCPDCMCRSNKSEHSKSIQAR